The genomic interval AGGGGTATGACAGCGTTGGACCTGGAACTGGAAAAAAGAATAGATGAACGTACATCCGCGCTCAGTGCAAGCGAAGCGCGCTACCGTAATACTCTCAACAGTATGCTGGAAGGCTGCCAGATTATCGCCTATGATTGGCGTTATCTTTACGTTAACGATGCTTCTGCCGTTCATGGAAAAAAGTCAAAGGAAGAACTTTTGGGACATACAATGATGGAATGTTATCCCGGCATCGAAAAAACGGATATGTTTGCCGTATTAAAGCGCTGTATGGAGGAACAGACATCCTGCAGTATCGAGAATGAATTTATATATCCCGATAACTCACAATCATGGTTTGAACTAGGTATATATTCCGTTCCCGAAGGTATCTGTATCCTTTCAATCGATATTACCGAGCGCAGGCTGGCCGAAGAAGAAATAAGGAA from bacterium carries:
- a CDS encoding PAS domain-containing protein, encoding MSTKSLRQQLEEARKTITLLHEELMEMNRGMTALDLELEKRIDERTSALSASEARYRNTLNSMLEGCQIIAYDWRYLYVNDASAVHGKKSKEELLGHTMMECYPGIEKTDMFAVLKRCMEEQTSCSIENEFIYPDNSQSWFELGIYSVPEGICILSIDITERRLAEEEIRKLAKFPAENPNPVMRVTPDGSVIYANTPAMNLLKSWKSGIGQHLPENLCELCMNALTQNPI